One window from the genome of Grus americana isolate bGruAme1 chromosome 14, bGruAme1.mat, whole genome shotgun sequence encodes:
- the VDAC1 gene encoding voltage-dependent anion-selective channel protein 1 isoform X1: protein MAVPPAYADLGKSARDVFTKGYGFGLIKLDLKTKSENGLEFTSSGSANSETSKVSGSLETKYKWVEYGLMFTEKWNTDNTLGTEITLEDQLAHGLKLTFDSSFSPNTGKKSAKVKTGYKREHINLGCDMDFDIAGPSIRGALVVGYEGWLAGYQMTFETTKSRVTQSNFAVGYKTDEFQLHTNVNDGTEFGGSIYQKVNDKLETAVNLAWTAGNSNTRFGIAAKYQIDPDASFSAKVNNSSLIGLGYTQTLKPGIKLTLSALLDGKNVNAGGHKLGLGLEFEA, encoded by the exons ATGGCTGTTCCACCTGCTTATGCTGATCTGGGCAAATCTGCCAGAGATGTTTTCACCAAGGGATATg GTTTTGGGTTAATAAAACtggatttgaaaacaaaatctgaaaatggACTG gaaTTTACAAGCTCAGGTTCAGCGAACTCAGAAACGAGCAAAGTTAGTGGtagtttggaaacaaaatacaaatggGTGGAATATGGATTGATGTTCACAGAAAAGTGGAACACCGACAACACACTAGGCACTGAGATTACTCTTGAAGATCAG cttGCACATGGCCTGAAGCTGACCTTTGACTCCTCCTTCTCTCCTAACACTGG gAAAAAGAGTGCTAAAGTTAAGACAGGGTACAAAAGGGAACACATCAACCTTGGCTGTGACATGGATTTCGATATTGCTGGCCCTTCAATACGTGGAGCCCTGGTGGTTGGCTACGAGGGGTGGCTGGCAGGTTACCAAATGACTTTTGAGACAACGAAGTCTAGAGTAACCCAGAGCAACTTTGCTGTTGGCTATAAGACCGATGAATTCCAGCTTCATACTAATGT GAATGATGGAACAGAATTTGGTGGCTCCATTTACCAGAAGGTGAATGATAAACTGGAAACTGCCGTGAATCTTGCTTGGACAGCCGGTAATAGCAACACTCGCTTTGGAATAGCAGCCAAGTATCAGATTGACCCAGATGCCTCTTTTTCT gCTAAAGTGAACAACTCCAGTCTGATTGGATTAGGATACACTCAGACTTTAAAGCCAG GTATCAAACTGACATTGTCAGCTTTGTTGGATGGCAAGAATGTCAATGCAGGTG
- the VDAC1 gene encoding voltage-dependent anion-selective channel protein 1 isoform X2: MAVPPAYADLGKSARDVFTKGYGFGLIKLDLKTKSENGLEFTSSGSANSETSKVSGSLETKYKWVEYGLMFTEKWNTDNTLGTEITLEDQLAHGLKLTFDSSFSPNTGKKSAKVKTGYKREHINLGCDMDFDIAGPSIRGALVVGYEGWLAGYQMTFETTKSRVTQSNFAVGYKTDEFQLHTNVNDGTEFGGSIYQKVNDKLETAVNLAWTAGNSNTRFGIAAKYQIDPDASFSAKVNNSSLIGLGYTQTLKPGKYQTDIVSFVGWQECQCRWSQTWSRIGI; the protein is encoded by the exons ATGGCTGTTCCACCTGCTTATGCTGATCTGGGCAAATCTGCCAGAGATGTTTTCACCAAGGGATATg GTTTTGGGTTAATAAAACtggatttgaaaacaaaatctgaaaatggACTG gaaTTTACAAGCTCAGGTTCAGCGAACTCAGAAACGAGCAAAGTTAGTGGtagtttggaaacaaaatacaaatggGTGGAATATGGATTGATGTTCACAGAAAAGTGGAACACCGACAACACACTAGGCACTGAGATTACTCTTGAAGATCAG cttGCACATGGCCTGAAGCTGACCTTTGACTCCTCCTTCTCTCCTAACACTGG gAAAAAGAGTGCTAAAGTTAAGACAGGGTACAAAAGGGAACACATCAACCTTGGCTGTGACATGGATTTCGATATTGCTGGCCCTTCAATACGTGGAGCCCTGGTGGTTGGCTACGAGGGGTGGCTGGCAGGTTACCAAATGACTTTTGAGACAACGAAGTCTAGAGTAACCCAGAGCAACTTTGCTGTTGGCTATAAGACCGATGAATTCCAGCTTCATACTAATGT GAATGATGGAACAGAATTTGGTGGCTCCATTTACCAGAAGGTGAATGATAAACTGGAAACTGCCGTGAATCTTGCTTGGACAGCCGGTAATAGCAACACTCGCTTTGGAATAGCAGCCAAGTATCAGATTGACCCAGATGCCTCTTTTTCT gCTAAAGTGAACAACTCCAGTCTGATTGGATTAGGATACACTCAGACTTTAAAGCCAGGTAA GTATCAAACTGACATTGTCAGCTTTGTTGGATGGCAAGAATGTCAATGCAGGTG